A stretch of Phragmites australis chromosome 12, lpPhrAust1.1, whole genome shotgun sequence DNA encodes these proteins:
- the LOC133886084 gene encoding cold shock domain-containing protein 3-like yields MSSERVRGAVKWFNPTKGFGFITPDDGGEELFVHQSFIKSDGYRSLNPGDTVEFAIGFGDDGRAKAIDVTAPGGGALPSGDRGFGGGGGYGRGRGGCYNCSESGHFTRECPNSNNSFFFFFILFTTEYSCSI; encoded by the coding sequence ATGTCGTCGGAGAGGGTGAGGGGGGCGGTGAAGTGGTTCAACCCCACCAAGGGGTTCGGCTTCATCACCCccgacgacggcggcgaggagctCTTCGTCCACCAGTCCTTCATCAAGTCCGACGGCTACCGCAGCCTCAACCCGGGCGACACCGTCGAGTTCGCCATCGGCTTCGGCGACGACGGCCGCGCAAAGGCCATCGACGTCACCGcgcccggcggcggcgcgctccCCAGCGGCGACCGCGGCTTCGGCGGCGGGGGTGGCTACGGCAGAGGACGCGGCGGGTGCTATAACTGTAGCGAGTCCGGTCACTTTACCCGCGAGTGCCCCAACTCCAACaacagctttttttttttttttatactcTTCACTactgaatacagctgtagtatATGA
- the LOC133886228 gene encoding uncharacterized protein LOC133886228, which yields MRPKQGEPHHLLQRSPPCLVPCRRRHPCMRGHRVFLSITTAVCRDSDSAYSPAGSNAALYTSPSESRSQRMPFQLYFVQPRPSLAGTQTLPGALTRTRLACRAVACQPEATSLRR from the exons ATGCG CCCCAAGCAGGGAGAGCCGCATCATCTCCTCCAGCGCTCGCCGCCTTGCCTTGtgccgtgccgccgccggcaTCCTTGCATGCGCGGCCACCGCGTGTTCCTGTCCATCACCACCGCCGTGTGCCGTGACAGCGACTCCGCCTACAGCCCTGCGGGGAGCAACGCGGCGCTCTATACTTCTCCATCCGAATCCCGGTCACAGAGGATGCCCTTTCAGCTGTACTTCGTCCAGCCACGGCCGTCGCTGGCCGGTACCCAAACGCTGCCCGGTGCGCTCACACGCACTCGCCTCGCCTGCCGAGCTGTTGCCTGCCAGCCAGAGGCAACGTCGCTGAGGCGCTGA